The following proteins are encoded in a genomic region of Entelurus aequoreus isolate RoL-2023_Sb linkage group LG01, RoL_Eaeq_v1.1, whole genome shotgun sequence:
- the LOC133634680 gene encoding transmembrane protein 198-like isoform X1, whose product MADPTGLSPEAAGAGVAEVDACSLELERKYDIIPAVICSMCCLFGIIYCFFGYRCFKAVMFLSGLMFGSVIIFLLCHKEHVLDTQLSVEASAGIGLGIGLLCGLVTMLVRSVGLFMTGLLLGLLLALAALLLTQQFYTPVTLWVPLGALLGSGMLFAVLTLQWQKLFTVVSTAVFGAAIMTVCADYFVEMLALATHAYECLRLTPGPPLCWYSWVILGIWPALSLVGVLVQWKLTQDSFSHTEVVLSRRQKRVQLMRIRQKDGKKRQQAGGQEGTYRRKATPLKRYAGDLLAPSYLQSLRDRQMSTGTSLSSQSTSNQTTVDLDCDSASTVPLTATRPMVRV is encoded by the exons ATGGCAGATCCCACCGGCCTGAGCCCTGAGGCGGCGGGGGCCGGCGTGGCCGAGGTGGACGCCTGTAGCTTGGAGTTAGAGAGGAAGTATGACATCATCCCCGCTGTCATCTGCTCCATGTGTTGTCTCTTTGGCATCATCTACTGCTTCTTTG GTTATCGCTGTTTCAAGGCGGTCATGTTCCTGTCGGGTCTGATGTTTGGCTCGGTCATCATCTTCCTGCTGTGCCACAAGGAGCATGTGCTGGACACACAGCTCAGCGTGGAGGCCAGCGCGGGCATCGGCCTGGGCATCGGTCTGCTGTGCGGCCTGGTGACCATGCTGGTGCGCAGTGTGGGCCTCTTCATGACGGgcctcctgctggggctcctgctggCTCTGGCCGCTCTGCTGCTCACCCAGCAGTTCTACACGCCTGTCACCTTGTGGGTGCCCCTGGGGGCGCTGCTGGGATCCGGCATGCTGTTCGCCGTGCTGACTCTGCAATGGCAGAAGCTCTTCACGGTCGTCTCCACGGCGGTGTTCGGCGCCGCCATCATGACGGTTTGCGCCGACTACTTCGTGGAGATGCTGGCGTTGGCCACGCACGCGTACGAGTGCCTGCGCCTTACTCCTGGGCCGCCTCTCTGCTGGTACAGCTGGGTCATCCTCGGCATCTGGCCCGCCCTCAGCCTGGTGGGGGTCCTGGTGCAGTGGAAACTGACGCAAGACAGCTTCTCCCACACGGAGG TTGTGTTGAGTCGGCGCCAGAAGAGAGTGCAGCTGATGCGCATTCGCCAGAAGGACGGCAAGAAGCGCCAGCAGGCAGGTGGGCAGGAAGGCACGTACCGCCGTAAAGCCACCCCACTCAAACGTTACGCTGGGGACCTTCTGGCACCG AGCTACCTCCAAAGTCTACGGGACAGACAAATGAGCACCGGCACTTCCCTTAGCAGCCAGAGCACATCCAACCAGACCACCGTGGACCTGGACTGTGACAGCGCCTCCACCGTGCCCCTCACCGCCACAAGGCCCATGGTCCGGGTCTGA
- the LOC133634680 gene encoding transmembrane protein 198-like isoform X2, whose product MADPTGLSPEAAGAGVAEVDACSLELERKYDIIPAVICSMCCLFGIIYCFFGYRCFKAVMFLSGLMFGSVIIFLLCHKEHVLDTQLSVEASAGIGLGIGLLCGLVTMLVRSVGLFMTGLLLGLLLALAALLLTQQFYTPVTLWVPLGALLGSGMLFAVLTLQWQKLFTVVSTAVFGAAIMTVCADYFVEMLALATHAYECLRLTPGPPLCWYSWVILGIWPALSLVGVLVQWKLTQDSFSHTEVVLSRRQKRVQLMRIRQKDGKKRQQAELPPKSTGQTNEHRHFP is encoded by the exons ATGGCAGATCCCACCGGCCTGAGCCCTGAGGCGGCGGGGGCCGGCGTGGCCGAGGTGGACGCCTGTAGCTTGGAGTTAGAGAGGAAGTATGACATCATCCCCGCTGTCATCTGCTCCATGTGTTGTCTCTTTGGCATCATCTACTGCTTCTTTG GTTATCGCTGTTTCAAGGCGGTCATGTTCCTGTCGGGTCTGATGTTTGGCTCGGTCATCATCTTCCTGCTGTGCCACAAGGAGCATGTGCTGGACACACAGCTCAGCGTGGAGGCCAGCGCGGGCATCGGCCTGGGCATCGGTCTGCTGTGCGGCCTGGTGACCATGCTGGTGCGCAGTGTGGGCCTCTTCATGACGGgcctcctgctggggctcctgctggCTCTGGCCGCTCTGCTGCTCACCCAGCAGTTCTACACGCCTGTCACCTTGTGGGTGCCCCTGGGGGCGCTGCTGGGATCCGGCATGCTGTTCGCCGTGCTGACTCTGCAATGGCAGAAGCTCTTCACGGTCGTCTCCACGGCGGTGTTCGGCGCCGCCATCATGACGGTTTGCGCCGACTACTTCGTGGAGATGCTGGCGTTGGCCACGCACGCGTACGAGTGCCTGCGCCTTACTCCTGGGCCGCCTCTCTGCTGGTACAGCTGGGTCATCCTCGGCATCTGGCCCGCCCTCAGCCTGGTGGGGGTCCTGGTGCAGTGGAAACTGACGCAAGACAGCTTCTCCCACACGGAGG TTGTGTTGAGTCGGCGCCAGAAGAGAGTGCAGCTGATGCGCATTCGCCAGAAGGACGGCAAGAAGCGCCAGCAGGCAG AGCTACCTCCAAAGTCTACGGGACAGACAAATGAGCACCGGCACTTCCCTTAG